One Papaver somniferum cultivar HN1 chromosome 10, ASM357369v1, whole genome shotgun sequence genomic window carries:
- the LOC113318533 gene encoding nitronate monooxygenase-like: MGFTGASALGWDNGIVLAPMGADISGPKLVAAVANAGGLGLLASPVNMYEMTLKMIRDTKKLTTKPFGAGILLDFDQTHTVKAIFEEKLACMQVYWGDYSKEMVDEAHKNGVKILHQLGSVADAEKAIAAGVDCIIAQGVEAGGHVIGNVSVIALVPRIVDLVGNRNISVIAAGSIADPRGFVAALALGAKGVCMGTRFIATKESYANDYYKQQLLHYTEADTDYTDLYSRASWVAPTRVINTPFHQKWKPVPQDVSNNEEQPVIGYSIIHGGETILRRFAGQVANQTTAGELENMVMYGGQGVGLVTQILPAGDIVKSFIEGAEKIIKELGGRSQVKPIKAVVLLKSTEGVTGTIYFTQEGDGPTDVTGTISGLKPGLHGFHIHALGDTTNGCVSTGPHFNPTGKDHGAPEDETRHAGDLGNLIVGKDGKVEVKIVDKQIPLTGPNSIIGRAVVVHADPDDLGKGGHELSKTTGNAGARIACGIIGLQAN; the protein is encoded by the exons ATGGGTTTCACTGGCGCTAGTGCTCTAGGATGGGACAATGGCATCGTATTGGCACCAATGGGAGCCGATATATCTGGACCAAAACTTGTTGCAGCTGTGGCCAATGCCGGAGGCCTTGGTTTATTAGCTAGCCCAGTT AATATGTATGAAATGACACTGAAAATGATAAGGGATACTAAGAAGCTCACAACTAAGCCTTTTGGAGCTGGTATTTTGTTGGATTTCGATCAAACCCATACCGTCAAGGCCATTTTTGAGGAAAAGCTTGCATGCATGCAAGTTTATTGGGGAGACTATAGCAAAGAAATGGTGGATGAAGCACATAAAAATGGAGTCAAGATCTTGCACCAGTTAGGTTCAGTTGCCGACGCAGAAAAAGCAATTGCTGCAGGTGTTGATTGTATCATTGCACAGGGTGTGGAAGCTGGAGGACATGTTATTGGGAAT GTTAGTGTAATTGCCTTGGTTCCTAGAATTGTGGATTTAGTCGGCAACAGGAATATTTCTGTTATTGCTGCTGGATCCATCGCTGACCCTCGTGGATTTGTCGCTGCCCTAGCACTTGGAGCTAAAGGTGTTTGTATGGGAACAAG GTTCATAGCCACAAAGGAATCATATGCAAATGACTACTACAAGCAGCAATTGCTACATTACACTGAAGCCGATACGGACTACACTGATCTATATAGCCGTGCCTCTTGGGTAGCACCGACTCGTGTTATTAATACACCTTTCCATCAAAAATGGAAACCAGTACCGCAAGATGTCTCGAACAATGAAGAACAACCAGTCATTGGTTACTCTATCATTCATGGAGGG GAAACGATTCTACGTCGGTTTGCCGGACAAGTAGCAAACCAGACCACTGCTGGGGAACTTGAAAACATGGTCATGTATGGAGGACAGGGTGTCGGACTTGTGACTCAAATCCTTCCTGCTGGTGACATCGTTAAGAGTTTCATTGAGGGTGCTGAAAAGATCATTAAGGAGCTTGGTGGCAG ATCACAGGTAAAACCGATTAAAGCCGTCGTCCTTCTTAAAAGCACCGAAGGTGTCACCGGCACCATCTACTTTACTCAAGAAGGGGATG ggCCAACCGATGTAACTGGAACTATCTCTGGTCTTAAACCTGGACTTCACGGTTTCCATATACATGCCCTTGGCGACACAACAAATGGTTGCGTGTCAACTG GACCTCATTTTAATCCTACTGGCAAAGACCATGGTGCTCCTGAAGATGAAACCCGTCATGCAGGTGATCTTGGAAATCTCATCGTTGGGAAAGATG GTAAAGTTGAGGTGAAGATTGTCGACAAGCAG ATTCCACTTACTGGACCAAATTCCATTATCGGAAGGGCTGTTGTTGTACATGCTGACCCTGATGATCTTGGAAAGG GTGGGCATGAACTGAGCAAGACCACTGGTAATGCTGGTGCAAGAATCGCTTGTG GTATTATCGGTCTTCAGGCTAATTGA
- the LOC113315905 gene encoding uncharacterized protein LOC113315905: MDDTISKNLSEALNDKGIRELQNLIHVLNYHSGMNLNCPQKDIISDLLPDEEISESVMEKDESDDVEVEDESVVTEPPSRKEATKAAKILSRLLLHQETTTPKTLLILRKIQDEIQYDINFKKNHVTVESFFIKSA, from the coding sequence ATGGATGACACTATATCAAAGAATCTAAGTGAAGCGTTAAATGATAAAGGAATTAGAGAATTGCAAAATTTAATCCATGTATTGAATTATCACAGTGGAATGAATTTAAACTGTCCTCAAAAGGATATTATTTCAGATTTGTTGCCTGACGAAGAAATAAGTGAGAGTGTCATGGAAAAAGACGAAAGTGATGATGTGGAAGTCGAAGACGAAAGTGTAGTTACAGAGCCACCTTCCCGTAAAGAAGCTACCAAAGCTGCAAAGATATTGAGTAGGCTTTTATTGCATCAGGAGACGACAACACCAAAGACTcttctaatattaagaaaaatcCAAGATGAAATTCAATATGACATCAATTTTAAGAAAAACCACGTCACAGTTGAATCATTCTTTATCAAATCAGCATaa